The Gemmatimonadales bacterium genome contains the following window.
GGGCTGCCGCGCCACCTCGTCGTCTCCCTGGAGATCGGCCGCCGGTGACCTAGGCGTCGGCTGCTTCCGCTGGTATCTTGGCGCGACCATGCGCCTCACCTCCCTCGATTGGCTCGTCGTCTTCGTCTCCATCGTCGTCTCGTTCATCCCCGCCATCGTCCTCGCGAAGCGGGCGGGTACGAGTACCGCCGAGTTCTTCACCTCGGGCCGGTCGGCGCCGTGGTGGCTGGTGGGCGTTTCGATGGTGGCCACCACCTTCAGCACCGACACGCCCAACCTCGTGACCAACCTCGTCCGCGAAAAGGGCGTTGCGAACAACTGGCTGTGGTGGTCGTTCCTGCTCACCGGCATGGCCACGGTGTTCTACTACGCCCGCATGTGGCGCCGCTCCGGCGTTCTCACCGACCTCGAGTTCTACGAGATCCGCTACTCCGGCAGGGCGGCCACCTTCGTCCGTGGTTTCCGCTCGGTCTATCTAGGCCTCCTCTTCAACTGCGTCATCATGGCGTCGGTGAACCTCGCGGCCGTGAAGATCGCCAACGTGATGCTCGGCTGGCCGATGGGGAAGACGCTGGTGATCTGCGCGGTCCTCAACATCGCGTTCGCAGCCACCAGCGGGTTGTGGGGCGTGCTGGTCACCGACTTCATCCAGTTCGGGATCGCGATGACCGGCTCCTTCGCGGCGGCCTGGTTCGCGCTCAAACAGCCCGAGGTGGGCGGGCTCTCGGGCCTCTTCAGCCGGATCGACCCCCAGTCGCTGAACCTGCTCCCCGACTTCGGGGACTGGAGCATGACGCTCTCGGTGCTCATCATCCCGATCACCGTCCAGTGGTGGTCGGTGTGGTATCCCGGCGCGGAACCCGGCGGGGGCAGCTACATCGCGCAGCGCATGCTGGCCTCGAAGAGCGAGAAGGACGCGCTCGCCGGCACGCTCTTCTTCAACGCGGCGCACTACGCGCTCCGGCCGTGGCCGTGGATCGTCGTCGCGCTCGCGTCCCTGCTCGTCTACCCCGAACTGTCGGACATCGCGCGCACCTTCCCGTACGTTGACCCCGCGCTCATCGGGCACGACATGGCGTACCCCGCCATGCTCCGGTTCCTGCCGGCCGGGTTCATGGGGCTGATGGTGGCGGGTCTCCTGGCGGCGTACGTGTCGACCCTCTCGACCCACCTCAACTGGGGCACCTCGTACCTGGTGCACGACTTCTACCGGCGATTCCTGAAGCGCGGCGAGGACGAGCGGCACTACGTGCTGGCCGGGCGAATCGTGACGGCGCTCCTCATGGGGTGCGCGGCGCTGCTCACCTTCGTCCTGGACTCGGCGCGCGAGAGCTTCGACTTGATGCTGTCGGTGGGCGCGGGAACGGGGCTCATCTACCTGCTGCGGTGGTTCTGGTGGCGGGTGAACGCGTGGAGCGAGATCGCCGCGATGACCAGCTCGTTCGCCGTCGCGGTCGCGTTCTTCGTCGCCGGGAAGGCGGGGCATCCGGTCGCGAGTCACCTCGCGCTGGTGAGCACCGTCGGGGCGACCACGCTCGTTTGGATCATCGTCACCTTCCTGACGCGACCCACCGACCGCCAGACCCTGCTCGCGTTCTACCGCCTGGTGCGGCCCGCGGGACCGGGGTGGCGCAGCGTCCGCGAGGAAGCAGGCGTGGAGGCTGCGCCGGACAGCCTTCCGCAGGCGCTGCTGGGCTGGGTGCTTGGCTGCTGCTTCGTGTACGCGGCGCTGTTCGGGGCGGGGAGCTTCATCTACGGGAGAATGGCCCAGGGGACGGTGTGGCTCGCTCTATTCGCGGTGAGCGGGGTCGGCCTGATGAGGCTGCTGCCGAGGCTGTGGGCCGGCGCGGACGCGTCGTGACAGCAGCGCGGTTCACGGCCCGCCTCTCCAAGTCCAGGTTCGTCGCCGGCTGGCAGTGTCACAGGCTGCTGTGGTGGAAGGTCCACGAGCCGGGCGCCCCGGAGCTGGAGATCGACGCCGGCCTGCAAGACCTCTTCGATCAGGGCCGGCAGGTGGCGGAGGAAGCGCGCAAGCTCTTTCCCGGCGGCGTCCTGATCGACCCGCCACCCGACGCGTACGGCGCGAGGATCGAGGCCACCCGCACGGCGCTCGACTTCGGCGCCGTGGCGGTCTACGAGGCCTCGTTCGAGGCGGACGCCGTTTTCGTCGCGGTGGACGTGCTGCTTAGGGAAGGCGGGGGCTTCACCCTCATCGAGATCAAGTCGTCCACGGGGCTAAAGGAAGAGCACATCCCCGACGCCGCGGTCCAGACCCACGTTCTGCGCCGGTGTGGCGTGGACGTGCGGCGCATCGAGATCATGCACCTCAACCAGGAATTCCGGCACCCGGACGCTGGAGAGCGGTTCGTTCGCGAGGACGTCACGAGGCAGGTCGAGGCGCTGATGCCGGAGGTGCCGCGGCTGGTGGCCGAGCAGCTGGCGGCGCTCCGCGGGCCGCTGCCCGAGGTGGCGATCGGCGGCCACTGCTCCCAACCGCGCAAGTGCCCGTTCTGGGACCGCTGC
Protein-coding sequences here:
- a CDS encoding sodium:solute symporter family protein, which produces MRLTSLDWLVVFVSIVVSFIPAIVLAKRAGTSTAEFFTSGRSAPWWLVGVSMVATTFSTDTPNLVTNLVREKGVANNWLWWSFLLTGMATVFYYARMWRRSGVLTDLEFYEIRYSGRAATFVRGFRSVYLGLLFNCVIMASVNLAAVKIANVMLGWPMGKTLVICAVLNIAFAATSGLWGVLVTDFIQFGIAMTGSFAAAWFALKQPEVGGLSGLFSRIDPQSLNLLPDFGDWSMTLSVLIIPITVQWWSVWYPGAEPGGGSYIAQRMLASKSEKDALAGTLFFNAAHYALRPWPWIVVALASLLVYPELSDIARTFPYVDPALIGHDMAYPAMLRFLPAGFMGLMVAGLLAAYVSTLSTHLNWGTSYLVHDFYRRFLKRGEDERHYVLAGRIVTALLMGCAALLTFVLDSARESFDLMLSVGAGTGLIYLLRWFWWRVNAWSEIAAMTSSFAVAVAFFVAGKAGHPVASHLALVSTVGATTLVWIIVTFLTRPTDRQTLLAFYRLVRPAGPGWRSVREEAGVEAAPDSLPQALLGWVLGCCFVYAALFGAGSFIYGRMAQGTVWLALFAVSGVGLMRLLPRLWAGADAS